The region GCTTCCTGCTCAACAGGCCGTCGGCCGCGAGCGCGTCCACGACCGGCGTGAGCGTGGCCGGGCGGACCCAGCAGTGCCTGGCGACGTCGCGGTGGGTGAGGCCGTCGTGCTCGGCGAGCGCGGTCAGCGCTGCCAGCGCCGTCCCGCTCAGCTGGGTGTGCGCGGTGACGGCCTGGTGCCAGTGCCTGCCGAGCCGCTGGCCGGTGAGCGCGACCAGCCGCCCCAGCGGCATCCGCTCGGGATCCGGTTCCAGCAGGCCGGCCACCCCACGATCGTAGCGAGCGGGAACAGTTAGTCGGCAAATCATTTTCGCGCGGACGGAATCATCCGTTCCGATGTATCCGCCTTGTAGCCTGAACGAGTGAAGAACGTGTCCGACGCTGAAGTCAGTTGGCTGGACGGCCGGGAGATGGCCGCGTGGCGCTCCTACATCGTCGGCAGCGCCCTGCTCGAGCACCGGCTCAACCGCGAGCTCCAGGCCGCCCACGGACTCTCGATCGCCGACTACGAGATCCTCGTCCGGCTGTCCGAGCGGCCGGGCATGCGGATGCGGATGAGCGAGCTCGCCACCGAGGTGGCGCACTCCAAGAGCCGCATCTCGCACCAGATCCGGCGCCTGGAAGCGGCGGAGCTGGTGCGCCGCGAGGACTGCCCGAGCGACGGCAGGGGGGTGTTCGCGATGCTTACCGAGGCGGGCGAGCGCAGGCTGCGCGAGGCCGCTCCGACCCACGTCGCGGGCGTGCGCGATCACATGAT is a window of Saccharopolyspora erythraea NRRL 2338 DNA encoding:
- a CDS encoding MarR family winged helix-turn-helix transcriptional regulator, giving the protein MKNVSDAEVSWLDGREMAAWRSYIVGSALLEHRLNRELQAAHGLSIADYEILVRLSERPGMRMRMSELATEVAHSKSRISHQIRRLEAAELVRREDCPSDGRGVFAMLTEAGERRLREAAPTHVAGVRDHMIDQIDPEDQEVLAKVFGKLTARLRSTDT
- a CDS encoding MarR family winged helix-turn-helix transcriptional regulator, giving the protein MAGLLEPDPERMPLGRLVALTGQRLGRHWHQAVTAHTQLSGTALAALTALAEHDGLTHRDVARHCWVRPATLTPVVDALAADGLLSRKRDLSDRRAVRLCITAAGRQALREALEGVGARFRAIAPPTTPEEEAVIRAYLLTILDGLDAVEATEAREGSSDVCG